A genomic window from Clostridium aceticum includes:
- a CDS encoding DUF1846 domain-containing protein, whose translation MKIGFDHKKYLEEQSKYILERVNHYDKLYLEFGGKLLFDLHAKRVLPGFDENAKIKLLHKLKEKVEVIICVYAGDIERNKIRGDFGITYDMDVLRIIDDLRGYELDVNSVVITRYDGQPATTVFINKLERRGIKVYTHRATKGYPTDVDTIVSDEGYGKNPYIETTKPIVVVTAPGPGSGKLATCFSQLYHEYKRGKVAGYSKFETFPVWNVPLKHPLNIAYEAATVDLRDVNMIDSFHFDAYNKIAVNYNRDIETFPVLKRIIEKITGEESMYKSPTDMGVNRVGFGIIDDEVIKEASKQEIIRRYFKTECEYKKGYVDKETFERVKLIMEELELKEEDRKVVIPARSRSAKLKELSNKNEICPAVAIELQDGTILTGKSSNLMDATAAVILNAVKYFANIFDEIHLISPVILEPIISLKVKTLGSRTPALDCEEILIALSICAATNPTAQVAMEKLSMLKGCQAHSTTILSRNDEQIFRELGIDITCDPEYPSESLYYNN comes from the coding sequence ATGAAAATAGGATTTGATCATAAGAAATATTTAGAAGAACAGTCAAAGTACATTTTAGAAAGAGTAAATCATTATGATAAGCTGTATCTAGAGTTTGGCGGGAAACTCCTGTTTGACCTTCATGCCAAAAGGGTTTTGCCTGGATTTGACGAAAATGCAAAAATCAAGTTGTTGCACAAGTTAAAAGAAAAAGTTGAAGTGATTATTTGTGTATATGCAGGAGATATTGAAAGAAATAAAATAAGAGGAGACTTTGGTATCACCTATGATATGGATGTTTTGAGAATCATAGATGATTTAAGAGGGTATGAGCTGGATGTAAATAGTGTTGTAATCACAAGATACGATGGACAACCAGCCACAACGGTATTTATTAATAAGCTTGAACGCAGAGGAATAAAGGTTTATACCCATAGAGCCACTAAAGGATATCCAACAGATGTGGATACCATCGTAAGTGACGAAGGCTATGGTAAGAATCCATACATTGAAACAACAAAACCGATTGTTGTTGTGACAGCACCAGGACCAGGAAGTGGCAAGCTAGCTACTTGTTTCAGTCAACTTTACCATGAGTATAAAAGAGGTAAGGTAGCAGGGTACTCAAAATTTGAAACCTTCCCTGTGTGGAATGTTCCGTTAAAACATCCTTTAAACATAGCTTATGAAGCTGCAACGGTAGACCTTAGGGATGTAAATATGATTGATTCCTTCCACTTTGATGCTTATAATAAAATCGCTGTAAACTATAATCGTGATATCGAAACCTTTCCTGTACTTAAAAGAATTATAGAAAAGATTACGGGGGAAGAGTCTATGTATAAATCTCCAACAGATATGGGTGTAAATAGAGTAGGTTTTGGTATTATTGATGATGAGGTCATCAAAGAAGCTTCTAAGCAAGAGATTATTAGAAGATATTTTAAAACAGAATGTGAGTACAAAAAAGGTTATGTAGATAAAGAAACCTTTGAAAGGGTCAAGTTGATTATGGAAGAGCTAGAGCTAAAAGAAGAGGATAGAAAAGTGGTTATTCCGGCAAGAAGTCGCTCAGCTAAGCTAAAAGAATTGTCTAATAAAAACGAAATATGTCCTGCTGTAGCGATAGAGTTGCAGGATGGTACCATATTGACTGGCAAGAGTTCAAATCTAATGGATGCCACCGCTGCGGTAATTTTAAATGCTGTGAAATATTTTGCAAATATTTTTGATGAAATTCACCTTATTTCACCAGTGATTTTAGAACCTATCATAAGCTTAAAGGTAAAAACATTAGGCAGCAGAACACCGGCTTTAGACTGCGAGGAAATTTTAATTGCCTTGAGTATATGTGCTGCTACAAATCCAACAGCTCAAGTTGCTATGGAGAAGCTATCCATG
- a CDS encoding YdcF family protein has protein sequence MKKKLLGLFILIAIVLFTLQVNIIWSGFKQVPKKSDAIVVLGCRLWGDQPSPMLIYRLNKALELYEEGYASTIIVSGAQGEDEWITEAAAMKSYLMDKGVGSEAIFKEENSFSTFQNLYYSKEIMDKQALESAIIVTNAFHVHRALMIGNRLGMDVSSSSAKSYPNPALIVRYYVREVFAYMKDFLFSH, from the coding sequence ATGAAAAAAAAATTATTAGGACTTTTTATACTTATTGCTATAGTTTTATTTACCCTTCAAGTAAATATCATCTGGAGTGGTTTCAAGCAAGTCCCCAAAAAATCTGACGCCATTGTTGTACTGGGCTGTAGACTTTGGGGGGATCAACCTAGTCCCATGTTGATTTATCGCTTAAATAAAGCTTTAGAACTCTATGAGGAAGGCTATGCCTCCACGATCATCGTCAGCGGTGCTCAAGGTGAGGACGAATGGATCACAGAAGCCGCCGCTATGAAGAGCTATCTTATGGATAAGGGTGTTGGTTCTGAAGCAATATTCAAGGAGGAAAACTCCTTTAGTACCTTCCAAAACCTTTATTACAGCAAAGAAATCATGGACAAGCAGGCACTAGAAAGTGCCATCATTGTTACAAACGCCTTTCATGTACATAGGGCTTTAATGATTGGCAATCGATTAGGCATGGATGTTAGCAGTAGTTCTGCCAAGTCCTACCCAAATCCCGCTTTGATTGTGAGATATTATGTCCGAGAAGTTTTTGCCTATATGAAAGACTTTCTATTTTCTCATTAA
- a CDS encoding ABC transporter ATP-binding protein, translating into MHKVEKINTTTTTFEGRINLEKIKTLIPYIKPYNKKMALGIFSGTLNQIFSITSSALAAYLVGLAATGGSAEKILSLFWLLAALAVGRASMVYAEMYLVHDVAYSILVDYRNIMYRAIERIAPAYMLKKRSGDVASSVMADVEALEVFYAHTVGAYIIAIIAPLTFLVILAYIHWLLPLVIFPFLLLVATIPFWFSKKARQQGKEIRSKLGTVNAEVVDGVQGMREIVAFGRGKSYLKKLENGTYDLGRSQIAEGKRLGLEGGLINAAMSLGMVSILAVSSFLVLEGSIDSALIPTIIMLSVYVFSPIVDVSGTARNLGSIGASAERVFSILNTPTPVEDKAEAPLEGPIVPHIQYNKVKFSYANLLLRFWDVRGGSIKIGNYDLRDLTQEKLRDMVAVVSQDVYLFNMSIRENIRLGRPEATDEEVEAASKLALAHDFLVKLPQGYDTNVGERGVQLSGGQRQRIAIARALIKNSPILLMDEAVSNLDAENERAVQKAISELQKGRTTLVIAHRLSTIMAADKIVVLDKGKVAEIGSHDALVKKNGVYSRLIASQSIEVLE; encoded by the coding sequence ATGCATAAAGTAGAAAAAATCAATACAACCACAACTACATTTGAAGGAAGAATCAACCTAGAAAAAATAAAAACCCTCATCCCCTACATCAAACCCTATAACAAGAAAATGGCCTTGGGGATTTTCAGCGGTACTTTAAACCAAATTTTTAGTATCACCAGTTCTGCTCTAGCAGCTTACTTAGTAGGCCTAGCCGCTACTGGAGGATCAGCAGAAAAAATCCTCTCCCTTTTTTGGCTGTTAGCAGCCTTAGCTGTCGGCAGGGCAAGTATGGTTTATGCTGAAATGTATTTAGTACATGATGTTGCCTACAGTATTTTGGTGGATTACAGAAACATCATGTATAGGGCTATAGAAAGAATCGCACCTGCTTATATGCTGAAGAAACGCTCCGGGGATGTTGCCTCATCAGTGATGGCGGATGTGGAGGCATTAGAAGTCTTTTATGCCCATACGGTAGGGGCTTACATTATAGCTATCATAGCTCCCCTAACCTTCTTAGTAATACTAGCCTATATTCATTGGTTGCTGCCCTTAGTAATCTTCCCCTTTTTATTATTGGTAGCCACCATACCCTTTTGGTTTAGTAAAAAAGCCAGGCAACAGGGAAAAGAAATACGATCAAAACTAGGTACTGTCAATGCAGAAGTGGTGGATGGTGTACAGGGAATGCGGGAAATCGTAGCCTTTGGTCGCGGAAAATCCTACTTAAAGAAGCTAGAAAACGGCACCTATGATCTTGGTAGGAGTCAAATTGCAGAAGGAAAAAGACTAGGACTAGAAGGAGGTCTCATCAATGCTGCCATGTCATTAGGGATGGTAAGTATCTTAGCTGTATCCAGCTTTTTGGTGCTGGAGGGCAGCATAGATTCCGCATTGATTCCTACCATTATTATGTTATCGGTGTATGTTTTTTCTCCTATTGTAGATGTCTCCGGAACTGCAAGAAACCTTGGTTCTATTGGGGCATCAGCAGAAAGGGTTTTTTCCATATTAAACACCCCTACCCCTGTAGAAGATAAGGCAGAAGCCCCATTAGAAGGGCCTATTGTTCCTCATATTCAATACAATAAAGTAAAGTTTTCCTATGCCAATTTGCTACTAAGATTTTGGGATGTTAGAGGGGGAAGTATTAAGATAGGAAATTATGATCTTCGTGATTTAACGCAAGAAAAGCTTAGAGATATGGTGGCGGTGGTATCTCAGGATGTCTATCTTTTTAACATGAGTATTCGGGAAAATATTCGTCTAGGAAGACCAGAGGCCACTGATGAAGAAGTAGAAGCAGCATCAAAACTAGCCTTAGCCCATGACTTTTTAGTAAAACTCCCTCAAGGTTATGATACCAATGTAGGGGAAAGAGGGGTACAATTATCAGGAGGACAGCGACAGCGAATAGCCATTGCAAGAGCCTTGATTAAAAATTCTCCTATCCTATTGATGGATGAAGCTGTATCCAACTTAGATGCAGAAAATGAAAGGGCAGTACAAAAAGCCATCTCAGAACTACAGAAGGGACGAACCACTTTAGTGATTGCTCACCGTCTGTCTACTATTATGGCAGCAGATAAAATTGTAGTTTTAGACAAAGGCAAGGTTGCAGAGATCGGCAGTCATGATGCCTTGGTAAAGAAAAACGGAGTATATAGTCGTTTGATTGCTTCTCAAAGCATAGAGGTTTTAGAATAG
- a CDS encoding ABC transporter ATP-binding protein — translation MMLHYRLFELTKGIRNRVILKAVIGISITASYAAQAVLTARATEGIYARREWADIVTIILGIITIIGVRALLLWGNEAYAKRASIIVKNTLRQRLYGHLLKLGPGYLEKNRTGKLQSTVVSGIEFLEAYLVYYVPHVLVTIIGAGVILGYIFTLSISIGLIILSAFLIALFGPRLWNKLMAKYGWSHWQAFAVLNAQFLDSMQGITTLKAFNASKRRGNELERDSRDLFQQTMNHLKISLLKTGVVGLATTSGAVFAIGLGALFVARGELALSQLFVLLFLCREAFRPIDELNRYYHQGFMGITASNTIFALLDEIPEIAESTRPVTVKSKEALPEIVFNDVEFAYDKGLRPALGGVSFKINPGETVALVGESGSGKSTAVNLLLRFFDPIKGEIIIGDHNIKDYTLEDLRSLMAVVSQETYLFHGTVEDNLRMAKPEATKEEIEKAARTANIHDFIMTLPEGYNTIVGERGVRFSGGERQRMAIARAVLKDAPILLLDEATSSVDTANEKMIQRGLEKLMVNRTTLVIAHRLSTIQNADRILVLKEGKVVEVGSHFELMKLTGTYAKLIQAQQEERCVQYA, via the coding sequence ATGATGCTTCATTATCGTTTGTTTGAACTAACAAAAGGAATAAGGAACCGTGTTATTTTAAAAGCTGTCATAGGTATCAGTATAACAGCTAGTTATGCTGCACAAGCTGTTCTTACAGCAAGGGCCACGGAAGGGATTTATGCTAGACGGGAATGGGCAGATATTGTCACTATTATTTTAGGAATTATTACGATTATTGGCGTAAGAGCACTACTTTTATGGGGCAATGAAGCCTATGCAAAAAGGGCCTCCATCATCGTGAAAAATACATTAAGACAAAGGCTTTATGGTCATTTACTAAAACTTGGACCAGGATACCTAGAAAAAAATCGTACAGGAAAACTTCAATCTACAGTGGTATCGGGGATCGAGTTTTTAGAGGCTTATTTAGTTTACTACGTCCCTCATGTCTTAGTAACGATTATAGGGGCAGGGGTGATTTTAGGTTATATCTTTACCCTTAGCATAAGTATAGGTCTTATTATTTTATCAGCATTTTTAATTGCCCTCTTTGGTCCAAGACTATGGAATAAGCTAATGGCAAAGTACGGTTGGAGCCATTGGCAGGCCTTTGCTGTACTGAATGCTCAATTTTTAGACAGTATGCAGGGAATTACAACATTAAAAGCCTTTAATGCCAGTAAAAGAAGAGGTAATGAACTGGAAAGGGATTCCAGGGATCTTTTTCAGCAGACGATGAACCATTTAAAAATTTCTCTACTAAAAACAGGGGTAGTAGGTCTAGCCACCACCAGCGGAGCTGTTTTTGCCATCGGTTTAGGTGCTCTTTTTGTAGCTAGAGGAGAACTGGCATTATCCCAGTTATTTGTTTTGCTGTTTTTATGTAGAGAAGCTTTTCGCCCCATCGATGAACTAAACCGTTATTATCATCAGGGCTTTATGGGAATTACCGCTTCCAATACCATCTTTGCCTTACTGGACGAAATACCGGAAATTGCAGAAAGCACTAGACCTGTTACAGTAAAATCTAAAGAAGCGTTACCAGAAATTGTGTTTAACGATGTAGAATTCGCTTACGATAAGGGACTAAGACCAGCTCTTGGTGGGGTGTCCTTTAAGATTAACCCCGGTGAAACTGTAGCTTTAGTAGGGGAATCAGGTTCTGGTAAGTCCACTGCTGTAAATCTACTACTGCGATTTTTTGATCCTATCAAAGGAGAAATTATCATAGGCGATCACAATATAAAGGACTACACCCTAGAGGACTTAAGAAGTTTAATGGCGGTGGTATCCCAGGAGACCTACCTATTTCATGGTACGGTAGAAGATAATCTAAGAATGGCAAAGCCTGAAGCCACAAAAGAAGAAATAGAAAAAGCCGCAAGAACCGCCAATATCCATGACTTCATTATGACATTACCGGAAGGTTACAATACCATTGTTGGCGAAAGGGGGGTAAGATTTTCTGGTGGGGAAAGACAGCGTATGGCCATTGCAAGGGCTGTTCTAAAGGATGCTCCTATTCTTTTATTAGACGAAGCCACCTCCAGCGTAGATACCGCCAATGAAAAGATGATCCAAAGAGGATTAGAGAAGCTGATGGTGAACCGAACTACTTTAGTGATTGCCCATCGTTTGTCCACCATACAAAATGCCGATCGAATTCTGGTACTAAAGGAAGGAAAAGTCGTTGAAGTAGGATCTCATTTTGAACTGATGAAACTAACAGGGACTTATGCTAAGCTTATACAAGCACAGCAAGAGGAAAGGTGTGTTCAGTATGCATAA
- a CDS encoding oligopeptide/dipeptide ABC transporter ATP-binding protein has product MIKVENLKKSFTTGTFRKKQVEVLKGVSFEIEAGETLGLVGESGCGKSTLAKIILRLLPLSSGKIFFEGKEITSLKTNEMQKIRSKMQLILQHPEAALNPRMKIYDCIVEPLRIHGLVKKNSKEERAVVEELIEVVGLQPEHLTRYPSEISGGQAQRAVLARILSLEPRLIVADEPTSMLDVSVQAQILNLLKDVQKKFNMAYLFVSHDLEVVRWMSDRIAVMYRGDIVEMGRPEKVLENPLHPYTKSLVENIDNPLKQMKKRARREKAPTSALGGKEAVHCNYCTCCPNLHHGSASKPQLQEVETGHYVACWSI; this is encoded by the coding sequence TTGATTAAAGTAGAGAACTTGAAAAAGTCCTTCACTACAGGAACCTTTAGAAAAAAACAAGTTGAAGTACTAAAGGGAGTATCCTTTGAAATAGAAGCAGGAGAAACCCTAGGGTTGGTAGGGGAAAGCGGATGTGGAAAATCCACCTTAGCAAAAATTATATTAAGGTTGCTTCCCCTATCCTCGGGAAAAATATTCTTCGAAGGAAAAGAAATCACCTCTTTAAAAACCAATGAAATGCAAAAAATACGTTCTAAAATGCAACTGATCCTTCAACATCCTGAAGCTGCACTAAATCCTAGAATGAAGATCTATGACTGTATTGTTGAACCCTTAAGAATTCATGGTTTAGTTAAAAAGAATAGTAAAGAAGAAAGAGCTGTGGTTGAAGAATTAATTGAAGTGGTGGGACTACAACCAGAGCACCTTACAAGGTATCCAAGCGAAATCAGTGGAGGACAAGCCCAGAGGGCGGTTTTAGCAAGGATTTTGTCCCTAGAACCTAGATTGATTGTAGCGGATGAACCTACCTCTATGTTAGATGTTTCTGTACAGGCTCAGATTCTTAACCTCTTAAAAGATGTTCAAAAAAAGTTCAATATGGCCTACTTATTTGTTTCTCATGACCTAGAGGTGGTTAGATGGATGAGTGATCGGATTGCGGTAATGTATAGGGGAGATATTGTTGAAATGGGAAGACCTGAAAAGGTGCTGGAAAATCCTCTACACCCTTATACAAAAAGTCTTGTTGAAAACATAGACAATCCATTAAAGCAAATGAAGAAAAGAGCTAGACGAGAAAAAGCTCCTACATCTGCCCTTGGTGGGAAGGAAGCTGTACATTGCAATTATTGTACTTGTTGTCCTAATCTTCATCATGGTAGTGCCTCTAAACCACAACTTCAAGAGGTAGAAACAGGACATTATGTAGCCTGTTGGTCGATATAA
- a CDS encoding ABC transporter ATP-binding protein, with product MNTILEIKNLNVSFQRKDGGVKAVSNANLKVKKGSIFGLIGETGCGKSVLAHSLLRLLPENAKTTGEVIYKDQTISSLPVEAIRKLRGKEIGLIAQSPGEALNPLLKNGAQVIAPMRLHRNLSKKESWRTAVELLEALDLPDPHQKMQEYPHQLSGGMKQRVLTALGIGGDPSLLIADEPTKGLDVLIRGQVVEVLQRLKEIKETTILLITHDLQVAAHLCDELAVMYAGEIIEEGPSQELFKNPLHPYFKGLIDSLPSNGLKPIPGYSPSLVNLPNGCRFFDRCPKAEATCGKIPPEIKEVTTGHKVRCRFID from the coding sequence ATGAATACCATACTAGAAATTAAAAACTTAAATGTTTCTTTCCAAAGAAAAGATGGCGGGGTGAAGGCGGTTTCCAATGCTAATTTAAAGGTTAAGAAGGGCAGTATTTTTGGATTGATTGGTGAGACTGGTTGTGGCAAATCAGTGCTGGCTCATTCTCTACTACGGTTACTACCTGAAAATGCTAAAACCACAGGAGAAGTTATTTATAAAGATCAAACTATTTCTTCTTTACCAGTAGAAGCAATAAGAAAACTTAGGGGTAAAGAGATTGGTTTAATCGCCCAAAGCCCTGGAGAAGCCTTGAACCCTTTACTTAAAAATGGGGCACAGGTGATTGCCCCTATGCGGTTACATAGGAATCTTTCTAAAAAAGAAAGTTGGAGGACTGCGGTTGAGCTGTTAGAAGCCCTAGACTTACCTGATCCACATCAAAAAATGCAAGAATATCCCCATCAATTAAGCGGAGGTATGAAACAAAGGGTTTTAACTGCTTTAGGTATTGGAGGAGATCCTTCTTTACTGATTGCAGACGAACCTACAAAAGGCTTGGATGTCTTGATTAGAGGACAGGTGGTGGAGGTTTTACAACGGCTAAAGGAAATAAAGGAGACAACCATCCTGCTGATCACCCATGATTTACAGGTGGCAGCTCACCTATGTGATGAACTGGCGGTAATGTATGCTGGAGAAATTATTGAAGAGGGGCCTAGCCAAGAACTTTTTAAAAATCCTCTACACCCCTATTTTAAAGGACTGATTGACTCTCTTCCCAGTAACGGACTAAAACCTATTCCCGGCTACAGTCCTAGCTTGGTGAACTTACCTAATGGATGTAGATTTTTTGATCGCTGCCCTAAGGCTGAAGCAACCTGTGGTAAAATTCCGCCGGAGATAAAAGAAGTGACTACAGGACACAAAGTGAGGTGTAGATTCATTGATTAA
- a CDS encoding ABC transporter permease: MLTNKKSDMVIEGKGLWAKPLKFPISIKISKIWILSVLLGVILLVTILSPLLFTEWNDIDFSRQLQSPSLQHPFGTDNFGRDLLQRVFHGLRISLTLAVAIEVLSLLIGLTIGMVLGYYGGIVDELFVHVMNVLMAFPQMLMALCFMAIIGPSMMTLVIVITFLGWVSYARIVRSEVLALKQRDFILSTKAIGASDFYILRKHILPNVLIPVIPLMTLMIGHAVLIIAGLSFLGFGVQPPYPEIGLMLNEAMTFMDSGPWLMLFPGLTLAVCVFLFNSLGDLLRDYLAPKAEGSID, from the coding sequence ATGCTTACAAATAAAAAGTCTGATATGGTCATAGAAGGAAAAGGATTATGGGCTAAGCCCTTAAAATTTCCCATAAGTATTAAAATCAGTAAGATCTGGATTTTATCTGTACTGTTAGGGGTTATCTTGCTAGTCACAATATTATCCCCCCTCCTATTTACTGAGTGGAATGACATAGACTTTTCAAGACAACTGCAATCCCCCAGCCTACAGCATCCCTTTGGTACAGATAACTTTGGTAGGGATTTGCTACAGCGGGTCTTTCATGGTCTTAGGATATCCTTAACCCTAGCAGTGGCAATTGAAGTACTATCTTTACTGATAGGTCTTACCATAGGCATGGTTTTAGGATACTACGGAGGCATTGTAGATGAATTGTTTGTCCATGTGATGAACGTATTGATGGCTTTTCCTCAGATGCTGATGGCATTATGTTTTATGGCGATTATTGGTCCTAGCATGATGACCTTAGTGATTGTCATTACCTTTTTAGGATGGGTTTCCTATGCAAGAATTGTTCGAAGTGAAGTTTTAGCTCTAAAACAAAGAGATTTTATCTTATCTACCAAGGCTATTGGGGCCAGTGATTTTTATATCCTACGAAAACATATTCTACCCAATGTGCTGATTCCTGTCATTCCCTTAATGACCTTAATGATTGGTCATGCAGTCTTAATTATTGCTGGTTTGAGCTTTCTTGGTTTTGGTGTGCAGCCTCCTTACCCAGAGATTGGCTTGATGTTAAATGAAGCCATGACCTTTATGGATAGTGGACCTTGGCTAATGCTTTTTCCTGGACTAACCTTAGCAGTCTGTGTTTTTCTATTCAATTCTTTGGGAGACCTTCTTAGAGATTACTTAGCACCAAAGGCAGAGGGTAGTATAGATTAA
- a CDS encoding ABC transporter permease, which produces MKYLLLKRLIMLVPTAIFVALISFSIIYFSPGDTAQLILRDKNPIGLPDDALVEEYERILGLDKPFPQLFSQWLKGAAVGDFGNSFKTGLPVTQEFRHRFLYTVKLVFLATCVYIFLGLLLGTLSAIYKDSIIDQFVRGFAAFNLSVPSFWLALFFLWLFSMKLKIFPAYGYQGFISLILPGFVMGLGRSSTLARLTRTCILEALDSPYVATARGIGLSETAILIKHVLKNILLPIVTLIGMNSISLLGGSVIIENIFGLPGVGSYLVQAINLKDFPIISGFIFIFGIIIVLINLLVDFSYVIIDPRVRYDENAYK; this is translated from the coding sequence ATGAAATATTTGTTACTAAAAAGATTGATTATGCTTGTCCCCACAGCTATTTTTGTAGCCCTCATTTCCTTCTCCATTATTTATTTTTCTCCTGGAGATACAGCTCAGTTGATTTTAAGAGATAAAAACCCTATAGGACTGCCGGATGATGCGTTGGTTGAAGAATATGAGAGGATCTTAGGTTTAGATAAACCCTTTCCACAATTATTTTCTCAGTGGCTAAAAGGTGCGGCGGTTGGCGACTTTGGGAATTCCTTCAAGACAGGCCTTCCAGTAACCCAAGAGTTTAGACATCGCTTTCTTTATACAGTGAAACTAGTTTTTCTAGCAACTTGTGTTTATATTTTCCTAGGATTACTGCTGGGAACTCTTTCAGCGATTTATAAGGATAGTATCATTGATCAATTTGTGCGGGGATTTGCTGCCTTCAATCTATCGGTTCCAAGTTTTTGGCTGGCACTATTCTTTCTTTGGCTTTTTTCTATGAAGCTTAAAATTTTTCCTGCCTATGGTTATCAGGGTTTTATTAGTCTAATTCTTCCAGGTTTTGTGATGGGATTAGGTAGATCCAGTACTTTAGCAAGATTGACAAGAACCTGTATTTTAGAGGCCCTAGATAGCCCCTATGTAGCTACAGCCAGGGGAATAGGTTTATCAGAGACGGCTATTCTAATAAAGCATGTATTGAAAAATATTTTACTGCCTATTGTCACCTTGATTGGAATGAACAGTATCAGCTTACTGGGTGGGAGTGTTATTATTGAAAACATTTTTGGCTTACCAGGGGTAGGCAGTTACCTAGTACAAGCCATCAATCTTAAGGACTTTCCAATCATATCTGGTTTTATCTTTATTTTTGGTATCATTATTGTTTTAATAAATTTATTAGTGGATTTCTCTTATGTTATTATTGATCCACGAGTGAGGTATGATGAAAATGCTTACAAATAA
- a CDS encoding ABC transporter substrate-binding protein: MIFNKKTRNLAILLIFMMVIGVLAGCTETKPTETEADNQEVDASNEAVSQTLVLGAQNDFKSASEAASLVFDFMTAFEENMDISSELSSALVKSWEIKNDGATYILHLQEGVKFHNGEDFNAEVAKFSIEYWGPYANANYPKYLKEIKVVDDTTLEVNFHKTFSPFLMELGGIRATLPDTVDDKGIVVDWQGTGPFVLKDYTKDQKAVLELNTDYWNKEKMPTLQEVVWQAIPNENSRVMALKSGQVDAIGLTEHHISMPYAVVGELENTSGIKVLKPTEEYLSTTETYVFNYKKGLLVDLNLRKAIVHAIDRETLTAKLLHNVPTPTGHFVLPAYIDGPKNVEEYSYNTTVAKAALEAAGYKTTNASGIVEKDGKPLQLTLLARNDQTARDVAVYLQSNLKEVGIDVVIDSVDRSIFDEKAKSGEFDIAFTHAWTVPPVRYMQWRGLSDSYDVNGIGFKVDPKIDGLVETVITATDKKDHDQAWEEIWETIYNFYPGTSLFVRARVLAHKDNISGLYFHPRSQTIDLSNVVIN; encoded by the coding sequence ATGATATTCAACAAAAAAACTAGAAATTTGGCAATACTGTTAATTTTTATGATGGTAATAGGGGTATTGGCAGGATGCACCGAGACAAAACCAACGGAGACAGAGGCGGATAACCAAGAAGTAGATGCAAGTAATGAGGCGGTTAGCCAAACCTTAGTATTAGGAGCCCAAAATGACTTTAAGAGTGCTTCAGAAGCTGCCAGCTTGGTTTTTGATTTCATGACGGCTTTTGAAGAAAATATGGATATCTCTTCAGAACTTTCTTCAGCACTAGTGAAAAGCTGGGAAATCAAGAATGATGGAGCAACCTATATTCTTCACCTTCAAGAAGGTGTAAAATTCCACAACGGTGAAGATTTTAACGCAGAAGTAGCCAAATTTTCTATCGAATACTGGGGACCTTATGCAAATGCAAATTATCCTAAATATTTAAAAGAGATCAAGGTTGTAGATGATACTACTTTAGAGGTAAACTTTCACAAAACATTTTCTCCATTTTTAATGGAACTAGGTGGAATTAGAGCAACACTACCAGATACAGTAGATGATAAGGGTATTGTTGTAGACTGGCAGGGAACAGGTCCTTTTGTTCTAAAGGATTATACAAAAGATCAAAAGGCGGTTTTAGAACTAAATACGGACTATTGGAATAAGGAAAAGATGCCTACCCTTCAAGAAGTTGTGTGGCAAGCCATTCCAAATGAAAACTCTAGAGTTATGGCCCTAAAAAGTGGACAAGTAGATGCCATTGGTTTAACAGAACACCACATCAGTATGCCTTATGCAGTAGTAGGTGAATTAGAAAACACTTCTGGAATTAAGGTTTTAAAACCTACAGAAGAATATCTTAGTACCACAGAGACTTATGTCTTCAACTACAAAAAAGGACTTTTGGTGGACTTGAATTTAAGAAAAGCTATTGTACATGCTATTGATCGAGAAACCTTAACAGCAAAACTATTACATAATGTTCCTACCCCTACAGGTCATTTTGTCCTTCCAGCATATATCGATGGGCCTAAAAATGTTGAAGAGTACAGCTATAATACAACGGTGGCAAAAGCAGCATTAGAAGCTGCCGGTTATAAGACCACCAATGCAAGTGGTATCGTAGAAAAAGATGGAAAACCTCTACAGCTTACTTTACTAGCTAGAAATGACCAGACTGCAAGAGACGTAGCGGTGTATCTACAATCCAACTTAAAGGAAGTTGGCATTGACGTAGTAATCGATTCAGTTGATAGAAGCATTTTTGATGAGAAGGCAAAAAGCGGAGAATTTGATATTGCATTTACCCATGCATGGACGGTACCTCCAGTACGTTATATGCAGTGGAGAGGACTGAGTGATAGCTACGATGTCAATGGTATAGGTTTTAAGGTTGACCCTAAAATCGATGGCTTAGTAGAAACTGTTATAACTGCTACAGATAAAAAAGATCATGATCAAGCTTGGGAAGAAATATGGGAAACAATCTATAACTTTTATCCAGGAACATCTCTTTTCGTAAGAGCCAGGGTACTTGCCCATAAAGACAATATCAGCGGCCTTTATTTCCACCCTAGATCACAGACTATTGATTTAAGCAATGTTGTAATTAACTAA